A region of Paractinoplanes abujensis DNA encodes the following proteins:
- a CDS encoding XRE family transcriptional regulator — MQPAERPEARLARRLRALRLQQWPDLKVTQQQVAEALGRGTPLSLSLISSWESVRKPIVPPANRLAQYALFFATRRSVESEPARLLEEHELTEDERTTRDVVHADLLSLRSFEDSVPDDPGAFWPQRLTIAGSIGDSIGGGTWFFPDQRSIIIVSGSMSPRLRSLMPYADVKNPDYVRALTLADLDALVELHGHIRAVNPAADVRILKSEEMDEDDFTSHLVLLGGGDFNSVNRDITRRLELAVRQQLRPSEKDSGFFSTAEGTTFKPVLDDATGSLAEDVALFYRGKNPYNARRTVTLCSGMYARGTYGAVRALTDVKFRDRNEEHISNRFTKAESFSVLMRVRVNPNGAVVTPDWTQSEVRLHEWPPEAEA; from the coding sequence ATGCAGCCGGCAGAGCGGCCCGAGGCACGTCTGGCACGACGCCTGCGTGCGCTCCGGCTTCAGCAGTGGCCCGACCTGAAGGTCACTCAGCAGCAAGTGGCGGAGGCGCTGGGCCGGGGCACCCCGCTGAGCCTGTCGTTGATCTCGTCGTGGGAGTCCGTCCGCAAACCGATCGTTCCCCCCGCGAACCGGCTGGCGCAGTACGCGCTCTTCTTCGCGACCCGGCGCAGCGTCGAGTCGGAGCCGGCCCGGCTGCTGGAGGAGCACGAACTCACCGAGGACGAGCGAACCACGCGCGACGTGGTGCACGCCGATCTGCTCAGCCTGCGGTCGTTCGAGGATTCGGTCCCGGACGACCCGGGCGCTTTCTGGCCGCAACGGCTCACGATCGCCGGCTCCATCGGCGACAGCATCGGCGGCGGCACGTGGTTCTTCCCGGATCAGCGGTCGATCATCATCGTCAGCGGGAGCATGTCGCCCCGTTTGCGCAGCTTGATGCCGTACGCGGATGTCAAGAACCCGGATTACGTACGCGCTCTGACGCTCGCCGATCTGGATGCGCTGGTCGAGCTGCACGGACATATCCGCGCCGTGAACCCGGCGGCTGACGTGCGCATTCTGAAGTCGGAGGAGATGGACGAGGACGATTTCACGTCTCATCTGGTGTTGCTGGGTGGCGGGGATTTCAACTCCGTCAACCGGGACATCACCCGGCGGCTGGAATTGGCGGTTCGTCAACAGTTGCGGCCGAGCGAAAAAGATTCGGGCTTTTTTTCGACGGCCGAAGGGACTACCTTCAAGCCCGTCCTCGACGATGCAACCGGTAGTTTGGCCGAGGACGTCGCGCTGTTTTATCGGGGCAAAAACCCCTACAACGCGCGGCGAACCGTGACTTTGTGTAGTGGTATGTATGCGCGGGGGACGTACGGCGCGGTGAGAGCCCTGACCGACGTAAAGTTTCGCGATCGTAATGAGGAGCACATCAGCAACCGCTTTACTAAGGCTGAGTCGTTCAGTGTTCTGATGCGTGTTCGGGTCAATCCGAATGGAGCGGTGGTGACCCCCGACTGGACACAGTCCGAGGTGCGGCTGCATGAGTGGCCGCCCGAGGCTGAGGCGTGA
- a CDS encoding MFS transporter, translated as MFALSGATQASWMSRLPPVLEQTQADFVRFGAALLMLGLGTLTAMLLTGAACERFGSRRVLTFGFVVTLASLPAIALSRSTPVLALTLLVMGLGSGVWDAGMNVQGHAVESRLDKHLMSRFHGWWSVGSMAGAGLGLAAARFAVPLLPHLVTVGALTAGLCALSLRTFGEAKDLRSARSRHQQRWPVRRLLPIGTLIFCGAVVEGAAGDWLAVFLHQERGLSHTGAALGYTLFVSAMAAGRLFAERPHRRAGATGVVRSGAIAAALSIALVVFADAGSWAFIGALGWGIGICWVFPAALSAAGNAATSSAVAAMTAVGYSASIFGPLGMGWLAHATGLAAAMLTLLPLALVVALLASALAGADAGE; from the coding sequence GTGTTCGCCCTCAGCGGCGCGACGCAGGCGTCCTGGATGTCCCGGCTGCCTCCGGTTCTCGAGCAGACCCAGGCCGATTTTGTCCGCTTCGGCGCCGCGCTCCTGATGCTCGGCCTCGGCACCCTGACCGCGATGCTGCTCACCGGGGCGGCCTGCGAACGGTTCGGTAGCCGCCGGGTCCTGACCTTCGGTTTCGTCGTCACGCTGGCCTCGCTGCCGGCGATCGCGCTCAGCCGGTCCACCCCCGTCCTGGCCCTGACTCTGCTGGTCATGGGTCTGGGCAGCGGCGTCTGGGACGCCGGCATGAACGTGCAGGGCCACGCGGTCGAGAGCCGGCTCGACAAGCATCTGATGAGCCGCTTCCACGGCTGGTGGAGCGTCGGCAGCATGGCCGGGGCCGGTCTGGGCCTGGCCGCGGCCCGCTTCGCCGTCCCGCTGCTGCCGCACCTGGTCACGGTCGGCGCGCTCACAGCCGGGCTGTGCGCGCTCAGCCTGCGGACGTTCGGCGAGGCCAAGGACCTCCGCTCTGCCCGGTCGCGCCACCAGCAGCGATGGCCGGTGCGGCGCCTGCTGCCGATCGGTACCCTGATCTTCTGCGGCGCCGTTGTCGAGGGTGCGGCCGGCGACTGGCTCGCGGTCTTCCTCCACCAGGAACGCGGCCTTTCGCACACCGGCGCCGCCCTCGGCTACACCCTGTTCGTCTCGGCCATGGCCGCCGGGCGCCTGTTCGCCGAGCGCCCGCACCGCCGCGCCGGGGCCACCGGCGTCGTTCGCTCCGGTGCCATCGCGGCGGCCCTCAGCATCGCTCTCGTGGTCTTCGCCGACGCCGGCTCGTGGGCCTTCATCGGCGCTCTGGGCTGGGGTATCGGCATCTGCTGGGTGTTCCCGGCGGCGCTGAGCGCGGCCGGTAACGCGGCCACGTCGTCCGCGGTGGCCGCTATGACCGCGGTCGGCTACAGCGCCAGCATCTTCGGGCCGCTCGGCATGGGCTGGCTGGCCCACGCGACCGGCTTGGCCGCCGCCATGCTCACCTTGCTCCCACTCGCTCTGGTCGTCGCGCTCCTGGCTTCGGCGCTGGCGGGCGCGGATGCCGGCGAGTGA
- a CDS encoding aldo/keto reductase, whose product MSTLGSSGIEVFPLNLGGNVFGWTSDESASHQVLDAFVAAGGNFVDTADGYSAWVPGNSGGESETIIGNWFAARGGRDRVVLATKVSQHPQFRGLAAATVAAAADASLTRLRTDYIDLYYAHYDDADTPLEETAGAFDALVKAGKVRAIGVSNYSAERIREWFEVARRNGFTLPVAVQPHYNLVERTAYERDIAPVAEAEGLAVLPYYALASGFLTGKYRTEADLASGPRGGGAQKYLTEDGLAVIKVLTDVAATHGVEPATVALAWLRTRKNVAAPIASARTTEQLPALIASATLDLAADEIAALDEVSAR is encoded by the coding sequence ATGAGCACTCTGGGCAGCAGCGGTATCGAGGTGTTCCCGCTCAACCTGGGCGGCAACGTGTTCGGCTGGACCAGTGACGAGTCCGCGTCGCATCAGGTGCTGGATGCGTTCGTCGCGGCCGGCGGCAACTTCGTCGACACCGCGGACGGCTATTCGGCCTGGGTGCCCGGCAACTCAGGAGGCGAGTCGGAGACGATCATCGGGAACTGGTTCGCCGCCCGCGGCGGGCGGGACCGGGTCGTGCTGGCCACCAAGGTCAGCCAGCACCCGCAGTTCCGGGGTCTGGCCGCGGCCACCGTCGCGGCGGCGGCCGACGCGTCGCTGACCCGGCTCCGGACCGACTACATCGACCTCTACTACGCGCACTACGACGACGCCGACACCCCGCTCGAGGAGACCGCGGGCGCGTTCGACGCCCTGGTCAAGGCGGGCAAGGTGCGCGCGATCGGCGTCTCCAACTACAGCGCCGAGCGCATCCGGGAGTGGTTCGAGGTCGCCCGCAGGAACGGTTTCACGCTGCCCGTGGCCGTGCAGCCGCACTACAACCTGGTCGAGCGCACGGCGTACGAGCGCGACATCGCACCCGTGGCCGAGGCCGAGGGCCTGGCCGTGCTGCCCTACTACGCGCTGGCCAGCGGCTTCCTGACCGGCAAATACCGTACGGAGGCCGACCTGGCCAGTGGTCCGCGTGGTGGCGGGGCCCAGAAGTACCTGACCGAGGACGGGCTGGCCGTCATCAAGGTGCTCACCGACGTCGCGGCCACACACGGCGTCGAACCGGCCACGGTTGCGCTCGCCTGGTTGCGTACGCGCAAGAACGTCGCCGCCCCTATCGCCAGCGCCCGTACGACCGAGCAACTGCCGGCCCTGATCGCCTCGGCCACCCTCGACCTGGCGGCCGACGAGATCGCCGCGCTCGACGAGGTCTCGGCCCGCTAG
- a CDS encoding oxidoreductase → MTTFTMAGGITVERMGYGAMQLAGPGVFGPPKDRAEAIAVLRTAVESGVDHIDTADFYGPHITNQIIREALHPYGEQLLIVTKVGAVRDDKGGWVHAREPRQLREQVQDNLRNLGVDALDVVNLRVGGGADGHSPVPGSIADKFGALADMRREGLIKHLGLSVVDADQVAEAQSIAPIVTVQNWYNVAHRGDEKLIAALGEQGISYVPFWPLGGFSPLQSGTLDEVAARIGASRQAVALAWLLHQAPNILLIPGTSSVAHLRENLSAGALTLDQDALDALENVSAPD, encoded by the coding sequence ATGACAACCTTCACGATGGCCGGCGGGATCACCGTCGAGCGCATGGGTTACGGCGCGATGCAACTCGCCGGGCCGGGGGTCTTCGGGCCGCCCAAGGACCGCGCCGAGGCGATCGCCGTGCTGCGGACGGCAGTGGAGTCCGGCGTCGATCACATCGACACGGCCGACTTCTACGGGCCGCACATCACCAACCAGATCATCCGCGAAGCCCTTCACCCGTACGGGGAACAGCTCCTGATCGTCACGAAGGTGGGCGCGGTCCGGGACGACAAGGGTGGCTGGGTGCACGCGCGCGAGCCCCGCCAGCTGCGCGAACAGGTGCAGGACAACCTGCGCAACCTCGGCGTGGACGCGCTCGACGTGGTCAACCTGCGGGTCGGCGGCGGCGCGGACGGCCACTCGCCGGTGCCGGGTTCGATCGCCGACAAGTTCGGGGCGCTGGCCGACATGCGCCGGGAAGGTCTGATCAAGCATCTGGGCCTGAGCGTGGTGGACGCCGACCAGGTCGCCGAGGCGCAGTCGATCGCCCCGATCGTCACCGTGCAGAACTGGTACAACGTCGCGCACCGGGGTGACGAGAAACTGATCGCCGCGCTCGGTGAGCAGGGCATCTCGTACGTTCCGTTCTGGCCGCTGGGCGGGTTCAGCCCGTTGCAGTCGGGCACGCTCGACGAGGTGGCGGCTCGGATCGGCGCGAGCCGGCAGGCGGTGGCGCTGGCCTGGCTGCTCCACCAGGCCCCCAACATCCTGCTCATCCCGGGCACGTCCTCAGTCGCGCACCTGCGCGAGAACCTGTCCGCGGGCGCGCTCACCCTCGATCAGGACGCGCTGGACGCCTTGGAGAACGTCTCGGCGCCCGACTGA
- a CDS encoding helix-turn-helix domain-containing protein: MTHNADLKEFLRSRRARLRPEEFGLGDTAGARRVPGLRREELAALAGVSVDYYVRLEQGRNLNPSSTVLDAIARALRLDDTERAHLFDLARPREARRRPPRRPQRVAPATYQLLETLDAAGAPAFIVGRRMDVLAINHAARALICDFNALPARERNYARFIFLDENARDLHPDWAVIAAETVATLRVDAGRHPDDPDLSALVGELSVRSEEFRRWWADHQVLARTSGTKRFRHPVVGALTITYQALTMPGDAEQTMFVYTAPAGSPDQHALRLLQSGAETFSKASSAS, from the coding sequence GTGACCCACAACGCGGATCTCAAGGAGTTTCTCCGCTCGCGCCGGGCCCGGCTCCGGCCCGAGGAGTTCGGCCTGGGCGACACCGCCGGAGCCCGCCGCGTGCCCGGTCTGCGGCGCGAGGAACTGGCCGCGCTGGCCGGCGTGAGCGTCGACTACTACGTCCGCCTCGAGCAGGGCCGCAACCTCAACCCGTCGTCGACGGTGCTCGACGCGATCGCCCGCGCGCTGCGTCTCGACGACACCGAGCGGGCCCACCTGTTCGACCTGGCCCGGCCCCGGGAGGCCCGCCGCCGCCCGCCGCGCCGCCCGCAGCGGGTGGCCCCGGCGACCTATCAGCTGCTGGAGACGCTCGACGCGGCCGGCGCGCCCGCCTTCATCGTGGGCCGCCGGATGGACGTGCTCGCGATCAACCACGCCGCCCGCGCCCTGATCTGCGACTTCAACGCGTTGCCGGCCCGCGAGCGCAACTACGCCCGGTTCATCTTTCTCGACGAGAACGCCCGCGATCTGCACCCGGACTGGGCCGTCATCGCCGCCGAGACGGTGGCCACGCTGCGTGTCGACGCCGGCCGCCACCCCGACGACCCGGACCTGTCGGCGCTGGTCGGTGAGCTGTCGGTGCGCAGCGAGGAGTTCCGCCGCTGGTGGGCCGACCACCAGGTGCTGGCCCGCACGAGCGGCACCAAGCGCTTCCGGCATCCGGTCGTCGGCGCGCTCACCATCACCTATCAGGCCCTGACCATGCCGGGCGACGCCGAGCAGACGATGTTCGTCTACACCGCCCCGGCCGGCTCACCCGACCAGCACGCCCTGCGTCTGCTTCAGTCGGGCGCCGAGACGTTCTCCAAGGCGTCCAGCGCGTCCTGA
- a CDS encoding alcohol dehydrogenase catalytic domain-containing protein → MSMIRSAQVAEPGAPFRIVESARPEPGRGQVRVAVEACGVCRTDAAFVNAAFPVSFPLVTGHEIAGRVDAVGEDVEGWQTGDRVAVGWFGGHCGVCDPCRSGDFIHCVRLQVPGWAYPGGYADALVVPANALARIPDAITAAEAAPMGCAGVATFNGLRSSSARPGELVAVLGLGGLGHLGVQFAAKLGFETVAIARGEAREADARELGAHHYLDSAAGDVAQRLQQLGGATVVLATAGSSAAMSAAIDGLAPNGQLVVVGADPAPIEVSPFQIISTSRTVHGHPSGTARDVEETLRFAALTGIRARTEEMPLTDVQAAYDRMLAGDAHYRVVLTPGR, encoded by the coding sequence ATGAGCATGATTCGTTCCGCCCAGGTCGCCGAGCCGGGCGCCCCGTTCCGCATCGTCGAGTCGGCTCGCCCCGAACCCGGCCGCGGTCAGGTGCGGGTCGCCGTCGAGGCCTGCGGGGTCTGCCGCACCGACGCGGCCTTCGTCAACGCCGCCTTCCCGGTGTCGTTCCCGCTGGTCACCGGGCACGAGATCGCCGGGCGGGTGGACGCCGTGGGCGAGGACGTCGAGGGCTGGCAGACCGGTGACCGGGTGGCGGTCGGCTGGTTCGGCGGCCATTGCGGCGTGTGCGACCCCTGCCGTTCGGGCGACTTCATCCACTGTGTACGCCTTCAGGTGCCGGGCTGGGCCTACCCGGGCGGCTACGCCGACGCGCTCGTCGTGCCGGCCAACGCCCTGGCCCGCATCCCCGACGCGATCACCGCGGCCGAGGCGGCGCCGATGGGCTGCGCCGGTGTGGCCACGTTCAACGGGCTGCGCTCCAGCTCGGCCCGTCCCGGCGAGCTCGTCGCCGTGCTCGGCCTGGGCGGGCTCGGTCACCTGGGTGTGCAGTTCGCGGCCAAGCTGGGCTTCGAGACGGTGGCGATCGCCCGCGGCGAGGCCCGCGAGGCGGACGCGCGGGAACTGGGTGCCCACCACTACCTCGACAGCGCGGCCGGCGACGTGGCGCAGCGGCTGCAGCAGCTCGGCGGGGCCACGGTAGTGCTGGCCACGGCGGGCAGTTCGGCCGCGATGAGCGCCGCGATCGACGGGCTCGCCCCGAACGGGCAGCTCGTGGTGGTCGGGGCGGACCCGGCGCCGATCGAGGTGAGCCCGTTCCAGATCATCTCGACCAGCCGCACGGTGCACGGCCACCCCTCCGGCACGGCCCGCGACGTCGAGGAGACGCTGCGGTTCGCGGCCCTGACGGGCATCCGGGCCCGTACGGAGGAAATGCCGTTGACCGACGTGCAAGCCGCCTACGACCGCATGCTCGCCGGTGACGCCCACTACCGCGTGGTGCTCACCCCCGGCCGCTAG
- a CDS encoding DUF4232 domain-containing protein translates to MRTPSFRTLVLGAVAAGLTLGMQACANGTGDAAAAPGEPVAATKSAAASPHVPGAPCTNVDVSVEITLQPAREDGAQRGLVAVTNKSDSDCGVNGRAAISLRNAAGEVVDVPVKNVNQPGAAVPTMLKAGSSAFQGIKWVPCDKGDAGCGTGNTLSFNLQASTDGPAAKLIDFPAPEQSAITMTSLQVGTLQPATQGVVAW, encoded by the coding sequence ATGCGAACGCCTTCTTTCCGCACCCTTGTGCTCGGCGCGGTGGCCGCGGGCCTGACACTCGGCATGCAGGCCTGCGCCAACGGCACCGGCGACGCGGCGGCCGCCCCGGGCGAACCGGTCGCCGCCACCAAGTCCGCGGCCGCCTCGCCGCACGTGCCCGGCGCGCCCTGCACCAACGTGGACGTGTCGGTCGAGATCACGCTGCAGCCCGCCCGGGAGGACGGTGCGCAGCGCGGGCTGGTCGCCGTCACCAACAAGTCCGACTCGGACTGCGGCGTGAACGGCCGGGCCGCCATCTCGCTGCGCAACGCCGCCGGTGAGGTCGTCGACGTGCCGGTCAAAAACGTCAACCAGCCCGGCGCGGCCGTCCCGACCATGCTCAAGGCCGGCAGCAGCGCCTTCCAGGGCATCAAGTGGGTGCCGTGCGACAAGGGCGACGCCGGCTGCGGCACCGGCAACACACTCTCGTTCAACCTGCAGGCCTCGACCGACGGCCCCGCGGCCAAGCTGATCGACTTCCCGGCGCCCGAGCAGAGCGCCATCACCATGACGTCGCTGCAGGTCGGCACGCTGCAGCCGGCCACGCAGGGCGTCGTCGCCTGGTGA
- the chrA gene encoding chromate efflux transporter, whose amino-acid sequence MTVGLGTVLREWGRIGCVGFGGPPAHIALLRKLCVDDRKWMDAQEFEDAIAACNLLPGPASTQLAIFTAWRVRGRAGAVVGGLAFILPGLLAILILAMLFLGNPPLWVEAAGAGAGAAVAAVAVQAGWSLLGPGWHRAPSRRRWLVYLLLGAAGAATIGPWLVLLLIACGVAEAVFQRMPVTRPPLSALPLIASAGLAGSVAWVALKVGALSYGGGFVIIPLMQADAVDHYHWMTDPEFLNAVALGQITPGPVVHTVAVVGYAAAGLAGGLLAATVAFGPSFAFILLGAHRFDQLRANQRVRAFLDGAGPGAIGAILGSAVPLTLALTEAWQLAVLAGALVLMLALRRGPVLTLLSAAAAGVVVVLLGGPLP is encoded by the coding sequence ATGACCGTCGGGCTGGGCACCGTCCTGCGCGAATGGGGGCGAATCGGCTGCGTCGGGTTCGGCGGGCCCCCCGCGCACATCGCGCTGCTGCGAAAACTTTGCGTCGACGACCGCAAGTGGATGGACGCGCAGGAGTTCGAAGACGCGATCGCCGCCTGCAATCTGCTGCCGGGCCCCGCCTCCACGCAGTTGGCCATCTTCACTGCCTGGCGCGTACGGGGAAGGGCCGGCGCAGTCGTGGGCGGGCTCGCCTTCATCCTGCCCGGCCTGCTCGCGATCCTGATCCTGGCCATGCTGTTCCTGGGCAACCCGCCGCTCTGGGTCGAAGCCGCCGGCGCCGGCGCGGGGGCAGCGGTGGCCGCCGTGGCCGTCCAGGCCGGGTGGAGTTTGCTCGGGCCGGGCTGGCACCGCGCGCCGAGCCGTCGCCGCTGGCTCGTCTATCTGCTGCTGGGCGCGGCCGGCGCGGCCACCATCGGCCCCTGGCTGGTGCTGCTGCTGATCGCCTGCGGGGTGGCCGAAGCCGTCTTCCAGCGGATGCCCGTGACCCGGCCGCCGCTGAGCGCGCTCCCGCTGATCGCCTCCGCGGGTTTGGCGGGCAGCGTCGCCTGGGTGGCCCTCAAGGTGGGCGCCCTCTCGTACGGGGGTGGTTTCGTCATCATCCCGCTCATGCAGGCCGACGCCGTCGACCACTACCACTGGATGACCGACCCGGAGTTCCTCAACGCCGTGGCCCTGGGCCAGATCACGCCGGGCCCGGTGGTGCACACGGTCGCGGTCGTCGGCTACGCGGCGGCCGGTCTGGCCGGTGGACTGCTGGCGGCCACGGTGGCGTTCGGGCCGTCCTTCGCGTTCATCCTGCTGGGCGCCCACCGGTTCGATCAGTTGCGGGCCAACCAACGCGTCCGCGCCTTCCTCGACGGCGCGGGGCCGGGTGCGATCGGGGCCATCTTGGGGTCAGCCGTTCCCCTGACGCTGGCTTTGACCGAGGCCTGGCAGCTGGCTGTGCTGGCAGGGGCCCTGGTGCTGATGCTGGCCCTGCGCCGCGGCCCGGTCCTGACCCTGCTGAGCGCAGCCGCGGCCGGGGTGGTCGTGGTGTTGCTCGGGGGTCCGCTGCCGTAG